In Polynucleobacter arcticus, the following proteins share a genomic window:
- the gltX gene encoding glutamate--tRNA ligase, with protein sequence MHIRTRFAPSPTGFIHLGNLRSALYPWAFARHNQGDFILRIEDTDVERSTQEAVDVIIEGMAWLGLDLDEGPIYQMQRIDRYREVVKQMLDAGLAYPCYMSEEELNKLRDQQMANKEKPRYNGLWRPEPGKMLPTVPEGVLPVIRFKNPIGGSVIWEDAVKGKIEISNDELDDLVIARPDGTPTYNFCVVVDDLDMTITHVIRGDDHVNNTPRQINIMKALGGTPPVYAHLPTVLNDSGEKMSKRNGAMSVRDYQKAGYLPEAILNYLARLGWSHGDAEIFTKDQFVGWFDLASLGRSPAQHNPEKLLWLNHQYIQNADSVVLAEAAKPFAHELGIDTEKGPNFVEVVALLKDRANTLIEIAEGAKLFYLPAPTHSAENIAANIPSEIVPALKDLIVAIQSSDHAKSAYGAVFKEVLAKHQIKMPALAMPVRYALFATTQTPAIDSVLVVLGKEEVIQRLSKVV encoded by the coding sequence ATGCATATACGTACACGTTTCGCCCCCAGTCCAACGGGCTTTATTCACTTGGGCAACCTCCGCAGCGCCTTATACCCCTGGGCGTTTGCCCGTCACAATCAGGGCGACTTCATCCTACGAATTGAAGATACTGATGTAGAGCGTTCCACTCAAGAAGCAGTAGATGTCATTATTGAAGGCATGGCTTGGCTTGGCTTGGATTTAGACGAAGGCCCAATCTACCAAATGCAGCGTATCGATCGTTATCGTGAAGTTGTAAAGCAAATGTTGGATGCTGGCCTAGCCTATCCCTGCTATATGAGTGAAGAGGAGCTTAACAAGCTACGTGATCAGCAGATGGCTAATAAAGAAAAGCCGCGCTACAACGGTTTATGGCGTCCCGAGCCTGGCAAAATGCTGCCGACAGTTCCCGAGGGTGTTTTACCAGTCATTCGCTTTAAGAACCCGATCGGTGGTTCTGTTATTTGGGAAGATGCCGTTAAAGGCAAAATTGAAATTAGTAATGATGAGCTAGATGATCTAGTCATCGCTCGCCCTGATGGCACCCCAACTTATAACTTTTGTGTCGTAGTTGATGATTTGGATATGACCATCACCCATGTGATCCGTGGTGATGATCATGTAAACAATACGCCCCGTCAGATCAACATCATGAAGGCGCTTGGTGGCACACCACCGGTATATGCACACCTACCCACTGTGCTCAATGATTCTGGTGAAAAAATGAGTAAGCGTAATGGTGCCATGAGTGTGCGCGATTATCAAAAGGCGGGGTACTTGCCAGAGGCAATCTTGAATTACCTTGCAAGATTAGGTTGGTCACATGGTGATGCTGAGATATTTACTAAAGATCAGTTTGTAGGGTGGTTTGACTTAGCTAGTCTTGGAAGATCTCCGGCACAGCACAACCCTGAAAAATTGCTGTGGTTAAACCACCAATATATTCAGAATGCAGATTCTGTGGTTTTGGCCGAAGCCGCTAAACCATTTGCCCATGAACTAGGCATTGATACAGAGAAGGGTCCTAACTTTGTCGAGGTCGTTGCACTCCTCAAAGATCGTGCCAATACCTTAATTGAAATCGCAGAAGGCGCAAAACTTTTCTACCTACCAGCGCCTACACATAGCGCTGAAAATATCGCCGCCAATATTCCATCGGAAATTGTTCCTGCATTAAAAGATTTGATAGTTGCAATCCAATCATCGGATCATGCAAAGTCGGCTTATGGCGCAGTTTTTAAAGAAGTATTAGCAAAGCATCAGATCAAAATGCCGGCATTAGCTATGCCTGTTCGCTACGCTTTATTTGCCACTACCCAGACGCCAGCGATTGATTCTGTCTTGGTTGTTTTGGGTAAGGAAGAGGTTATACAAAGGCTTTCCAAGGTCGTCTGA
- the tmk gene encoding dTMP kinase: protein MTDQFLGYFITFEGIDGAGKSTHIESFAKLMKERYPERNIVVTREPGGTQLGEQLRALLLDAPMNLETEALLMFAARREHIAQVIEPALMAGSIVISDRFTDASFAYQGGGRGLSLEKLNSLEKWVQGRSDGTLLQPNLTFLFDLPGSIAEARRSKVRVPDKFEQMDLDFFEKVRQEYLRRAKADPQRFHLVDATQNPEAIWNELKSLEIKL from the coding sequence ATGACAGATCAATTTTTAGGTTACTTTATTACCTTTGAAGGCATCGATGGTGCTGGTAAGAGCACGCATATTGAATCCTTCGCTAAGCTGATGAAAGAGCGTTATCCAGAGCGCAATATTGTTGTGACTAGAGAGCCAGGAGGCACTCAATTAGGTGAGCAATTACGCGCCTTATTGCTAGATGCTCCTATGAATTTAGAAACTGAAGCATTATTAATGTTTGCCGCACGTCGTGAGCACATTGCACAAGTAATAGAGCCGGCATTGATGGCCGGTAGCATCGTGATATCCGATCGCTTTACAGACGCCAGCTTTGCCTATCAGGGTGGTGGACGTGGCTTAAGTCTAGAAAAGTTAAATAGTTTAGAAAAATGGGTTCAAGGGCGTTCAGATGGCACTTTGCTTCAACCCAATCTCACTTTTTTATTTGATTTGCCAGGCTCGATTGCTGAAGCCAGAAGATCTAAAGTCCGTGTCCCAGATAAGTTTGAGCAGATGGATTTAGATTTCTTTGAAAAAGTACGTCAAGAATATTTACGCAGAGCAAAAGCAGACCCTCAGCGCTTTCACTTAGTCGATGCTACTCAAAACCCAGAAGCGATCTGGAATGAGCTTAAGTCATTAGAGATCAAGCTCTAA
- a CDS encoding M48 family metallopeptidase, whose product MLLAFSTLLSACANTTRPGAVGVNRSQFMMISSAEVDRLSTVSYNEQNQKAKEKNVLVTSGPTFDRLKTIANRLIPQTEAFRDDTKQWDWRLTLIDAPVLNATCAPGGKITFYTGIIEQLNLSDDEIAAIMGHEIAHALREHGRERVSQAMAQNLVVNVAMAAAGSFGSVVGAANQVAHYVLVLPNSRENESEADAIGLELAARAGYNPMGAITVWEKMIKATKGKSSPEFLSTHPSGETRIEQLSALMPAVEPLYKAAPKPPPTKKL is encoded by the coding sequence TTGCTTCTTGCATTTTCTACTCTCCTCTCGGCTTGTGCTAACACTACTCGCCCTGGGGCAGTTGGTGTCAATCGCTCTCAATTCATGATGATCTCTTCCGCTGAAGTTGATCGTCTCTCTACCGTTAGCTATAACGAACAAAATCAAAAAGCAAAAGAGAAAAATGTCTTGGTAACATCGGGGCCGACTTTTGATCGACTTAAGACTATTGCTAATCGCTTAATTCCTCAAACTGAAGCGTTTCGTGACGATACAAAGCAATGGGACTGGCGTCTCACCTTAATAGATGCACCTGTTCTGAACGCGACTTGTGCGCCTGGCGGAAAGATTACCTTCTACACAGGAATCATTGAGCAACTGAATCTCAGTGATGATGAGATTGCCGCCATTATGGGTCATGAAATTGCTCATGCCTTGCGAGAGCATGGTCGAGAACGGGTTTCACAGGCGATGGCTCAGAACCTGGTGGTAAATGTTGCCATGGCCGCAGCAGGTAGTTTCGGTTCGGTAGTTGGTGCAGCAAATCAAGTTGCTCACTATGTTCTCGTATTACCCAACTCAAGAGAGAATGAATCAGAGGCAGACGCCATTGGTTTGGAACTAGCAGCAAGAGCGGGGTACAACCCCATGGGTGCTATTACCGTTTGGGAAAAAATGATCAAGGCTACCAAAGGTAAGAGCTCCCCAGAGTTCTTATCAACCCACCCTTCTGGTGAAACCCGAATTGAGCAATTGTCTGCACTCATGCCGGCAGTAGAGCCACTGTACAAGGCGGCCCCAAAACCACCACCCACTAAGAAGCTGTAA
- a CDS encoding TatD family hydrolase, whose product MFIDSHCHLDFPEFQSRLPEVLENMAASKVSHALCVSVDIPDFPKVRKLAEDHHHLFASVGVHPDYEDTPEPTFEFLVEEAKHPKIIAIGETGLDYYRMGDRSYESMEWQRERFRTHIRASIASGKPLIIHTRSSSEDTLRILKEEGADRIGGVMHCFTETTEMAKAAIDMGFFISFSGIVTFKSAKDLQETCRQVPLERMLIETDSPYLAPIPYRGKTNEPAWVSKVGEFVADLKGVTVERLAEQTSSNFFQCFQLNRALS is encoded by the coding sequence ATGTTCATAGACTCCCATTGCCACCTCGATTTCCCTGAATTTCAATCCCGTTTACCTGAGGTTTTGGAGAATATGGCCGCAAGCAAAGTGAGTCATGCCCTTTGCGTATCGGTTGATATTCCTGACTTTCCAAAGGTTCGCAAATTAGCTGAGGATCATCATCATTTGTTTGCCTCTGTTGGGGTCCATCCTGATTATGAAGACACACCAGAGCCTACTTTTGAGTTTTTGGTCGAGGAAGCCAAGCATCCGAAAATAATCGCCATTGGTGAAACAGGGCTTGATTACTACCGCATGGGTGATCGCAGTTACGAGTCCATGGAGTGGCAAAGAGAGCGGTTTCGGACCCATATTCGAGCATCTATTGCTTCTGGTAAGCCCTTGATTATTCATACTCGGTCATCCTCTGAGGATACTCTGAGGATACTAAAAGAGGAGGGTGCAGATCGCATTGGTGGGGTAATGCACTGCTTCACAGAAACCACTGAAATGGCCAAAGCGGCGATTGATATGGGATTTTTTATTTCCTTTTCAGGCATCGTGACCTTTAAGAGCGCCAAAGACTTGCAAGAAACCTGCAGGCAGGTGCCTTTAGAGCGCATGTTGATCGAAACAGATTCTCCTTACTTGGCGCCAATTCCATATCGCGGTAAAACTAATGAGCCTGCTTGGGTTTCTAAGGTGGGTGAATTTGTAGCCGATCTCAAAGGTGTGACTGTAGAAAGATTGGCTGAGCAAACTTCAAGTAATTTTTTCCAATGTTTTCAATTAAATAGAGCATTATCATGA
- a CDS encoding ankyrin repeat domain-containing protein — protein MRIPFKLNQLINASLLSISSAAFAQTAAQITDFTKAAKFDDVSEVQALIKAGVSPNTLDPKGNPMLILAIRDQSLKVTDLLLTNKTIDVNLTNQNGENPLMMASIEGQLPLVETLVLKNKAEINKTGWTPLHYACTTGKLSVAEFLVSKGAKVNALSQSETTPLMMAVGSGNDQLIKFLLDNGADLRMRNHEGYSAIDVATLFSKDDIREGLMSRWQKLYKEPYPGGPKKSPT, from the coding sequence ATGAGAATTCCGTTTAAATTAAATCAGCTAATTAATGCTAGCTTGCTGAGTATCTCTAGTGCAGCTTTTGCCCAAACTGCAGCTCAAATTACCGATTTCACAAAAGCGGCTAAGTTTGATGATGTTTCTGAGGTACAAGCTCTCATTAAAGCGGGAGTTAGTCCAAATACCCTGGATCCTAAGGGTAACCCAATGTTGATCCTAGCTATACGTGATCAGTCGCTTAAGGTGACAGATTTACTTCTTACTAATAAAACAATTGACGTCAATTTAACCAACCAGAATGGCGAAAACCCACTCATGATGGCGTCTATTGAAGGTCAATTGCCTCTAGTGGAGACTTTGGTACTTAAAAACAAAGCTGAGATCAATAAGACTGGTTGGACTCCATTGCATTACGCCTGTACTACCGGAAAATTGAGTGTTGCCGAGTTCCTAGTATCTAAAGGTGCGAAAGTAAATGCATTGAGTCAGAGCGAAACAACGCCTCTAATGATGGCTGTTGGCTCAGGTAATGATCAATTAATAAAATTCTTATTGGACAACGGCGCTGATTTACGGATGCGCAATCATGAAGGTTATTCAGCGATTGATGTTGCAACATTATTCAGTAAAGACGATATTCGTGAGGGCTTAATGTCACGCTGGCAGAAGCTTTACAAAGAGCCATATCCAGGCGGTCCAAAGAAGTCTCCTACATAA
- a CDS encoding YqiA/YcfP family alpha/beta fold hydrolase — MRKTLLVYLHGFRSSPNSSKAVMTGKAVQALSTASDLYEWYCPQLLASPKESMKMVVKHIDQSSADRVVIIGSSLGGFYTNYLAEKYQCKGVALNPAVYAPRELEPHVGMMTAYDSEEPFDFKAEYIEELRDLQVHAISNPVRYFLIAAKGDELLDWKEMVAFYSGAKQLVLEGSDHGIADYANHLPAVIKFIEH; from the coding sequence ATGCGCAAAACTCTACTCGTTTATCTTCATGGCTTTCGTTCATCACCGAATTCAAGCAAGGCGGTCATGACTGGGAAGGCGGTGCAGGCACTGTCGACGGCCAGTGATCTATATGAATGGTATTGCCCGCAATTACTCGCTTCGCCGAAAGAGAGTATGAAAATGGTAGTCAAGCATATTGATCAATCGAGCGCTGACCGTGTAGTGATTATTGGGTCCTCCTTGGGTGGCTTTTATACCAACTACCTTGCCGAGAAATACCAATGCAAGGGTGTTGCTCTCAATCCTGCAGTGTATGCCCCAAGAGAATTGGAGCCTCATGTCGGTATGATGACCGCTTACGATAGCGAGGAGCCGTTCGACTTTAAGGCCGAGTACATTGAAGAGCTTCGAGACTTACAAGTACATGCAATTTCAAATCCAGTACGTTATTTCTTAATCGCAGCTAAGGGCGACGAGTTACTCGACTGGAAGGAAATGGTGGCTTTTTATTCAGGAGCCAAGCAACTTGTTTTAGAGGGTAGCGATCATGGTATTGCTGACTATGCAAACCACTTGCCAGCAGTAATTAAATTTATCGAGCATTGA
- a CDS encoding DNA polymerase III subunit delta', with translation MFSEISDKKIAPWLEPIWNGIDLSAFPSAVLIHGQSGIGKFEFSIELAKALLCEASASAKPCNQCEGCRWFDSGNHPDFIALVPETHRKLLPHGDFDTDVDTPKKSKASQSDADGDSPEKKEKKSISIEDARSAIEGLSIGSHRGGNRVILVYPLEMLRSDSANTLLKSLEEPPKNTIFILLADRLDRVLPTIRSRCRLLSAPRPDRVSGLHWLRAQLNNVPGLKISDTDVESIYDEQGGAPYAVLDSLIARHLQDDKDELTISIQASKYLLQAMSQGARMNWLDTADKIQKARYAVLLATMQRWISDLQSCVQMGNPRYYPKHQASLVALAKQARLSKLLRFWKSLIQARRHENHPLATRIQLEALLSQYQQVFED, from the coding sequence ATGTTTTCAGAAATCTCTGATAAGAAAATAGCACCCTGGCTTGAACCCATTTGGAATGGTATCGACCTATCCGCATTTCCAAGTGCAGTATTGATTCATGGTCAATCAGGTATTGGTAAGTTTGAATTTTCAATCGAGTTAGCTAAGGCACTATTGTGTGAGGCTTCGGCTTCAGCCAAACCCTGCAATCAATGTGAGGGCTGTCGCTGGTTTGACTCCGGTAATCATCCCGACTTTATTGCGCTGGTACCAGAAACACATCGCAAACTATTGCCTCATGGTGACTTTGATACCGATGTCGATACGCCTAAAAAATCGAAGGCTAGCCAAAGTGATGCCGATGGTGATTCACCAGAGAAAAAGGAAAAGAAAAGTATTTCTATTGAGGATGCTCGTAGCGCAATTGAAGGTCTTTCGATTGGCTCACATCGCGGAGGCAATCGAGTGATATTGGTTTATCCACTCGAAATGCTAAGGTCTGACTCAGCAAATACCTTACTGAAGTCTCTTGAAGAGCCGCCCAAAAATACAATCTTTATTTTGTTGGCTGACCGCCTTGATCGAGTTTTGCCAACCATTCGCTCTCGTTGTCGTTTGCTATCAGCACCAAGACCAGATCGTGTCAGTGGATTACATTGGTTACGCGCTCAATTGAATAATGTGCCCGGGTTAAAAATAAGTGATACGGATGTTGAATCTATTTATGACGAGCAGGGTGGGGCGCCATATGCAGTTTTAGATTCTTTAATTGCCCGTCATCTTCAGGATGATAAAGACGAGCTCACTATTAGTATCCAAGCTTCAAAATATTTATTGCAAGCAATGTCGCAGGGCGCTCGCATGAATTGGTTGGATACCGCTGATAAGATTCAAAAAGCGCGTTATGCAGTTTTATTGGCGACTATGCAACGCTGGATTTCTGACTTACAAAGTTGCGTGCAAATGGGCAACCCTCGTTATTATCCTAAACACCAAGCCTCTCTAGTTGCCCTTGCAAAACAAGCGCGCCTATCCAAGCTACTGCGTTTTTGGAAGTCTCTCATTCAGGCGCGCCGCCATGAAAATCACCCTCTGGCTACCCGTATTCAATTGGAGGCCCTACTTTCTCAATACCAACAGGTATTTGAAGACTAA
- a CDS encoding DUF3108 domain-containing protein codes for MDASGKFIQFIRRRSLWILVAAIVISVFGHLIVFFGLPFFSLGSAPPIPEDLIIKTELRVEPLKKILLTSAPKKKAQPKTSSSISADPLPDSNGEGVGKSGALGNQSGQAFRLPESGTFYFDAYLDGQILQTAQLDWITEGNNYRLYINIPYAVVGPFVFESRGSVDAYGIAPSIYWTQRGTKPPRFSRFDRDQNGAGKMYFSEKPEFTPDLLPGTQDRFSLMFQLASLLNGSDQIDEAGSIRGIPVVDYDTLEMWQFKSYGEKDSEDIPSLGKSVNRHYALMQRESSPYKRQVDIWLAKDLDWLPGRMRSLESNGRVLELVFKQRAPVDKAKLFN; via the coding sequence ATGGATGCATCTGGCAAGTTCATTCAATTTATTCGCAGAAGATCGCTGTGGATATTGGTGGCTGCCATCGTCATTTCAGTTTTTGGGCATTTGATTGTATTTTTTGGCTTGCCATTTTTCTCGCTCGGTAGTGCGCCTCCTATTCCTGAAGATTTGATTATCAAAACAGAGCTTCGAGTAGAGCCCCTTAAAAAGATTCTGCTCACGAGTGCGCCAAAAAAGAAAGCGCAGCCCAAAACCTCATCATCAATCTCTGCTGATCCTCTACCAGATTCAAATGGTGAGGGGGTAGGGAAGTCTGGCGCCTTAGGCAATCAATCTGGACAAGCTTTTCGCCTTCCTGAATCTGGAACGTTTTATTTTGATGCTTATCTTGATGGGCAAATACTTCAAACGGCACAACTTGATTGGATCACCGAGGGCAACAACTATCGCCTCTACATCAATATCCCTTATGCGGTAGTTGGGCCATTTGTATTCGAATCTCGCGGCTCTGTTGATGCATATGGCATAGCGCCATCGATTTACTGGACACAGCGGGGTACAAAACCACCACGGTTCTCTCGCTTCGATCGAGATCAAAATGGGGCAGGGAAGATGTATTTCTCAGAGAAGCCTGAATTTACCCCTGATTTACTTCCAGGCACCCAAGACCGATTTAGTCTGATGTTTCAACTTGCCTCTCTACTCAATGGCAGCGATCAGATTGACGAGGCTGGAAGTATTCGAGGTATACCAGTTGTCGACTATGACACCTTAGAGATGTGGCAGTTTAAAAGTTATGGTGAGAAGGATTCGGAAGATATTCCGAGCCTCGGTAAGTCAGTTAACCGCCATTACGCCTTAATGCAACGTGAAAGCAGTCCTTATAAGCGCCAGGTAGATATTTGGCTGGCTAAGGATCTGGATTGGCTACCAGGAAGAATGCGCTCTCTAGAGTCCAATGGACGTGTTCTAGAGCTAGTATTCAAGCAGAGAGCACCTGTTGATAAAGCAAAGCTCTTCAACTAA
- a CDS encoding 2-hydroxy-3-oxopropionate reductase, translating into MSKLKIGFVGLGIMGAPMAGHLVAAGHEVFVNTRSQVPAELANSAAIICASPTEVAQKADIIITMVPDTPDVEKVLFGEHGIAAGLTQGKIVVDMSSISPIATKVFAQKINALGCEYVDAPVSGGQLGAKGATLTIMVGGSEETFTKVKPVFELMGKNITLVGGNGTGQITKVANQIIVALNIEAVAEALVFASKAGADPAKVREALMGGFASSKILEVHGERMIKRTFDPGFRIELHQKDLNLALSSAKALGVSLPNTATAQELLNSCSAHGGKAWDHSAMVKALEKMANFEIGQKV; encoded by the coding sequence ATGAGTAAATTAAAAATCGGTTTTGTTGGTCTAGGTATTATGGGTGCCCCAATGGCAGGCCATTTGGTTGCTGCAGGCCATGAAGTGTTTGTCAACACCCGCAGCCAGGTTCCTGCAGAACTTGCCAATAGCGCAGCAATTATTTGCGCTAGCCCTACAGAGGTGGCGCAAAAAGCAGACATCATTATCACGATGGTGCCCGATACCCCCGATGTAGAAAAAGTTCTGTTTGGCGAGCACGGTATTGCTGCTGGTTTAACCCAGGGCAAGATTGTGGTGGATATGAGCTCAATTTCTCCAATTGCCACAAAAGTATTTGCCCAAAAAATTAATGCTCTTGGGTGTGAATATGTAGATGCTCCCGTTTCCGGTGGTCAGCTTGGTGCTAAAGGTGCAACTCTCACTATTATGGTGGGTGGTAGCGAAGAAACCTTTACTAAGGTAAAGCCTGTCTTTGAGTTAATGGGTAAGAACATTACTTTGGTAGGCGGCAACGGTACTGGTCAAATCACTAAGGTAGCCAATCAAATCATTGTGGCCTTAAATATTGAAGCCGTTGCTGAAGCGCTGGTATTCGCTTCTAAGGCAGGTGCTGACCCAGCCAAGGTTCGTGAAGCATTGATGGGCGGCTTTGCTAGCTCCAAGATATTAGAAGTGCATGGTGAGCGCATGATCAAAAGAACCTTTGATCCGGGCTTTAGGATTGAATTGCATCAAAAGGATCTTAATCTTGCACTGAGCAGTGCTAAGGCTTTGGGCGTCTCTTTGCCTAATACCGCAACTGCCCAAGAGCTATTGAACTCCTGCAGCGCACATGGTGGTAAGGCTTGGGATCACTCTGCTATGGTGAAAGCCCTTGAGAAGATGGCCAACTTTGAAATTGGTCAGAAAGTTTAA
- the hyi gene encoding hydroxypyruvate isomerase: MPRFAANLTMLFNEVPFLERFALAKTGGFTAVEFLFPYAYDVQEIKSALDNNALKLVLHNLPAGDWDAGERGIACLPDRIEEFRSGVTKAIEYASVLGAPQLNCLAGKAPAGVDSKVLHDTLVGNLQYAASELKKAGLKLLIEPINTFDIPGFYLSKTERGIAILDAVGSDNAYLQYDIYHAQRMEGELANTIQKHLSRIAHIQLADNPGRNEPGTGEINYAYLFDLLDRLGYSGYIGCEYKPLKTTAAGLGWMGQYEQH; the protein is encoded by the coding sequence ATGCCCCGTTTTGCCGCCAATCTCACTATGCTTTTTAATGAAGTCCCATTCTTAGAGCGCTTTGCGCTAGCGAAAACTGGAGGCTTTACCGCAGTTGAGTTCCTTTTTCCGTATGCCTATGATGTGCAAGAGATTAAATCTGCTCTAGATAACAACGCTTTAAAGTTGGTTTTGCACAATTTACCTGCGGGTGACTGGGATGCAGGAGAGCGTGGTATTGCCTGCTTGCCAGATCGTATTGAAGAGTTTCGCTCTGGAGTGACTAAGGCCATTGAGTACGCTTCTGTCCTTGGCGCCCCCCAATTAAACTGCCTTGCTGGGAAAGCCCCAGCAGGAGTTGATTCAAAAGTGTTACATGACACCTTGGTGGGTAATCTTCAATATGCAGCCAGTGAGCTTAAAAAAGCTGGCCTCAAACTTCTCATTGAGCCGATTAATACTTTTGATATCCCTGGCTTTTACCTCTCTAAAACAGAGCGGGGTATTGCCATTCTGGACGCTGTTGGTTCAGATAATGCTTACTTACAGTACGACATCTACCATGCCCAGCGCATGGAAGGGGAGCTGGCTAATACGATTCAGAAGCACTTAAGTCGTATTGCACACATCCAGCTGGCTGATAATCCGGGCCGCAATGAACCTGGTACCGGTGAAATTAATTACGCCTACTTATTTGATCTCTTAGATCGTTTAGGCTATTCAGGTTATATCGGCTGTGAATACAAGCCCCTTAAAACTACTGCAGCAGGTCTAGGATGGATGGGTCAATACGAGCAACATTGA
- the mltG gene encoding endolytic transglycosylase MltG — MIYLLGLISVFYGAIFLIPVVPIASNSSADSVYRVKIAPQSGLSAISQQLSDQGIPSNALIFQLAARGLFVGSKLKPGTYLLPTHASLGIILLQIARGDRVRESIAIIPGMTIWQLRKIIDAHPALIHQTKGMGSQELLQALNLSYPGDEGLFYPDTYIFDPDDSDLSIYRRASQAMQKQLNTAWEQKEATSPLKNPYELLILASIVEKETGRSSDRSQVAAVFINRLNLKMPLQTDPTVIYGIGPNFDGNLRKANLRKDSPYNTYMNKGLPPTPIAMPSKESLLAVIHPAKSDAIYFVARGDGSSHFSKTLQEHEKAVDQFQRKRSPTKTYSKP, encoded by the coding sequence TTGATTTATCTGCTGGGTCTTATCAGCGTTTTCTACGGAGCAATTTTTTTAATTCCCGTTGTTCCTATTGCAAGTAATAGCTCAGCAGATAGCGTTTACAGGGTAAAAATAGCCCCTCAATCAGGCTTAAGCGCGATTTCGCAACAGTTATCTGACCAAGGTATTCCATCGAATGCTCTGATTTTTCAGTTGGCTGCAAGAGGGCTTTTCGTGGGCTCAAAACTGAAGCCGGGGACTTATCTGCTGCCAACCCACGCGAGCCTAGGGATCATCCTATTGCAAATAGCTCGGGGTGACCGTGTTCGGGAAAGTATTGCGATTATTCCCGGCATGACTATTTGGCAACTCAGGAAAATAATTGACGCACATCCAGCGCTAATCCATCAAACTAAAGGTATGGGTTCTCAGGAGCTATTGCAGGCCTTAAACCTTTCTTATCCCGGTGATGAGGGGCTTTTCTATCCAGATACCTATATTTTTGACCCAGATGACTCCGATCTTTCCATTTATAGACGCGCTTCTCAAGCTATGCAAAAGCAATTGAATACAGCTTGGGAGCAAAAAGAGGCGACTAGCCCCTTAAAAAACCCTTACGAATTACTCATTTTGGCCTCGATTGTCGAAAAAGAGACTGGGCGGTCAAGCGATCGATCCCAAGTAGCCGCAGTATTTATCAACCGCCTCAACTTAAAAATGCCGCTACAGACAGATCCAACAGTCATTTATGGCATTGGCCCGAACTTTGATGGCAACCTTCGAAAAGCTAACCTTCGCAAAGACAGTCCCTACAATACTTATATGAACAAAGGTTTGCCACCAACCCCTATCGCAATGCCGAGTAAGGAGTCCCTCCTCGCGGTTATTCATCCAGCAAAAAGCGATGCTATTTATTTCGTGGCTCGAGGCGATGGCAGTAGTCATTTTTCCAAAACCTTGCAAGAGCATGAAAAGGCAGTTGATCAATTCCAACGAAAACGCAGTCCTACCAAAACATACTCAAAACCCTAG
- a CDS encoding ion channel — MSIFEHITNLPGLNNLPSFSTLFAEINTDMGNSEIWFVLVLACLMLTFHGLAVLMIAGAFHWLDSKLENKRVYGANFLSYFMAILLIIASHLSEIVAWAYVCVALQVFPTNPQTFYFAGEMYTTVGFGTYNLSEQWRILPIIISFTGIFAVSMSGAALYSMMGALLGRSNKSPKSGTGF, encoded by the coding sequence ATGTCCATATTTGAACACATAACAAATCTTCCCGGCCTGAACAATTTACCCAGTTTCAGCACGCTGTTTGCTGAAATTAATACAGATATGGGTAATAGTGAGATCTGGTTCGTGTTGGTTTTGGCCTGTTTGATGCTGACATTTCATGGTTTAGCTGTATTGATGATTGCAGGTGCATTCCATTGGCTTGATAGTAAGCTTGAAAACAAGCGCGTTTATGGAGCTAATTTCCTCTCGTACTTCATGGCTATTTTGTTAATTATTGCCAGTCATTTGTCAGAAATCGTTGCGTGGGCTTATGTCTGCGTTGCTTTGCAAGTGTTTCCCACTAATCCCCAAACTTTTTATTTCGCCGGCGAGATGTACACCACGGTTGGATTTGGCACCTACAACTTATCTGAACAATGGAGAATCTTGCCCATCATCATCTCCTTCACGGGTATTTTTGCCGTCTCCATGTCTGGTGCAGCGCTTTACTCAATGATGGGCGCTTTACTTGGCAGATCCAATAAGAGCCCAAAATCAGGCACTGGATTCTAG